A portion of the Fibrobacterota bacterium genome contains these proteins:
- a CDS encoding GNAT family N-acetyltransferase: MIRIYDPSLERACRDFLDRSPKANYCHDPAWLDVIREAYGKEAFAFVRTDPVTGKIRGYAPACHLASAAFGRHLVALPYLDYGGILAEDLDSEDVLREKLLSEAVRGKAGLEIRSRFPLAGLPVPEDGKVCMILPLREEPPEESPEADWTPVAADEMEDGLESEEPWIAEGAVWSEWDGAVPVDAATYPIKTGTRKGQGGAKPAPDHGANAYWKSLDAKVRNQVRKAEKSGVTVSWGREEHLDEFYEVFCVNMRDLGSPTHAKGFFAAVLKHFPGASIGIAHREGKCIGGLFRILWKDELVIPWASTLKEERVHCPNNALYWEAIQFAFERDCARVDFGRSTKDEGTYRFKKQWLARESNLYRYQFDDKGHFLERAWHVSQGKLGWTRNVWAKLPLKLANALGPMVRGSISA; the protein is encoded by the coding sequence ATGATTCGCATTTACGACCCGAGCCTGGAACGGGCTTGCCGGGATTTCCTGGACCGATCCCCGAAGGCCAATTATTGCCATGACCCCGCCTGGCTCGACGTAATACGCGAAGCCTACGGAAAGGAAGCGTTCGCCTTCGTGCGGACCGACCCCGTAACCGGGAAGATACGGGGCTACGCCCCCGCCTGCCACCTGGCCTCGGCGGCCTTCGGGCGCCACCTGGTGGCGCTGCCTTATCTGGATTACGGCGGCATCCTGGCCGAAGATCTCGACAGCGAGGACGTGCTGCGCGAGAAGCTTTTGTCCGAAGCCGTACGCGGCAAGGCGGGCCTCGAGATCCGCAGCCGCTTTCCCCTCGCCGGCCTGCCGGTTCCCGAGGACGGGAAGGTGTGCATGATCCTGCCCTTGCGCGAAGAGCCGCCCGAAGAGTCCCCGGAGGCCGATTGGACCCCCGTCGCGGCCGATGAAATGGAAGATGGCCTGGAGAGCGAGGAGCCCTGGATAGCGGAAGGGGCGGTCTGGTCGGAATGGGATGGGGCCGTACCCGTCGATGCGGCCACCTATCCTATCAAGACAGGGACGCGTAAGGGCCAGGGCGGCGCGAAGCCGGCCCCCGACCACGGCGCCAACGCTTACTGGAAGAGCCTCGACGCCAAGGTGCGCAACCAGGTGCGTAAGGCGGAGAAATCGGGCGTGACCGTAAGCTGGGGCCGCGAGGAACATCTGGACGAATTCTACGAGGTTTTCTGCGTGAACATGCGCGACCTGGGCTCGCCCACCCACGCCAAGGGATTCTTCGCCGCCGTCCTCAAGCATTTCCCGGGCGCTTCCATCGGCATCGCCCATCGCGAAGGGAAGTGCATCGGCGGGCTTTTCCGCATCCTGTGGAAGGACGAGCTGGTCATCCCCTGGGCTTCGACCCTTAAGGAGGAACGGGTGCATTGCCCCAATAACGCGCTCTACTGGGAGGCCATCCAGTTCGCCTTCGAACGGGATTGCGCGCGCGTCGATTTCGGCCGCAGCACCAAGGACGAAGGCACCTACCGGTTCAAGAAGCAGTGGTTGGCCCGGGAAAGTAATTTGTATCGTTACCAATTCGATGACAAAGGCCACTTCCTGGAACGGGCCTGGCACGTTTCGCAGGGCAAGCTAGGATGGACCCGAAACGTATGGGCGAAGCTCCCCTTGAAGCTGGCAAACGCCCTGGGCCCCATGGTGCGGGGAAGCATCTCGGCCTGA
- a CDS encoding VanZ family protein: MFAVFVVYGTTFPFRFDIGWHGFLREAQRINWRPLGGTADNIILSDIVQNIMLFMPFGFLGYFSLIYKSSLARKAAVVLMGASLSASVEFLQIFSPVRYPALSDVIFNTVGTAVGLLVAMSFKRSVLGFKTHPLARRFLDAPSAFPAIIFLGLVIAGCWEPFDFSLDVGLVISHLKPLIRHPFTFANPDDDLMSFIRFLLASLFMCRLFAEAGLRLPALWGAILLGALGGALELSQAFIQSRLPEVQDALVAMLGSAAGGIAYFFPGFHLRPRTWTLAGAAMIFLSSAARAWYPYHFSSHYSGFNWVLFMPYYEHTTFQALGDFIESAMLFFPLGFLLAYFHPGVRMEAKGVLLSGALAFVVEALQGFVPGRYADATDVLGAVLGGFAGALALSRGWPAFREYMARDDDEQV, translated from the coding sequence ATGTTCGCGGTGTTCGTCGTGTACGGCACCACTTTCCCTTTCCGCTTCGACATCGGATGGCATGGATTCCTCCGCGAGGCCCAGCGCATCAATTGGCGCCCGCTGGGGGGTACCGCGGACAACATCATCCTTTCCGATATCGTCCAGAACATCATGTTGTTCATGCCCTTCGGTTTCCTGGGCTATTTCTCGCTCATCTACAAGAGCTCCCTGGCCCGCAAGGCCGCCGTGGTGCTGATGGGCGCGTCCCTCTCCGCCAGCGTGGAGTTCCTGCAGATCTTCTCGCCGGTGCGCTATCCCGCCCTGTCCGACGTCATCTTCAATACCGTGGGCACCGCCGTCGGCCTTTTGGTCGCCATGTCCTTCAAGCGGTCGGTGCTCGGCTTCAAGACCCATCCCCTGGCGCGCCGCTTCCTGGACGCGCCCTCCGCCTTCCCCGCTATCATCTTCCTGGGCCTGGTGATCGCCGGTTGCTGGGAGCCTTTCGATTTCAGCCTGGACGTGGGGCTCGTCATCTCCCATCTCAAGCCCCTCATCCGCCATCCCTTCACGTTCGCCAATCCCGATGACGATCTGATGAGCTTCATCCGGTTCCTGTTGGCTTCGCTCTTCATGTGCCGCCTGTTCGCGGAAGCGGGTCTCCGGCTGCCGGCGTTGTGGGGCGCGATCCTTTTGGGCGCCCTGGGAGGGGCGCTCGAGCTTTCCCAAGCCTTCATCCAATCCCGCTTGCCCGAGGTCCAGGACGCCCTGGTTGCCATGCTGGGATCGGCGGCGGGCGGCATCGCCTACTTCTTCCCCGGTTTCCATCTCCGCCCGCGCACCTGGACCCTGGCCGGCGCGGCCATGATCTTCCTGTCGTCCGCGGCGCGCGCGTGGTATCCCTATCATTTCTCGTCCCACTACTCCGGGTTCAACTGGGTGCTATTCATGCCCTACTACGAGCACACCACTTTCCAGGCCCTGGGGGATTTCATCGAAAGCGCGATGCTGTTCTTCCCCTTGGGATTCCTGCTGGCCTATTTCCACCCCGGGGTCCGCATGGAGGCCAAGGGCGTTTTGCTATCCGGCGCGCTCGCCTTCGTCGTGGAAGCGTTGCAGGGATTCGTGCCCGGCCGCTACGCCGATGCCACCGACGTGCTGGGAGCCGTGCTGGGCGGCTTCGCCGGCGCTTTGGCCCTTTCGCGCGGCTGGCCGGCCTTCAGGGAATACATGGCCCGGGACGACGACGAGCAGGTGTAA